In one Candidatus Margulisiibacteriota bacterium genomic region, the following are encoded:
- a CDS encoding M23 family metallopeptidase, translated as MSRPVDKKWKMIFGYKELYPKDLQVKLGLKYHMGQDFACPKGTPVLSMVNGWWLGAREYRGYGYMIEQLFNSGTGARKVWYLARYAHLTLKSAKFKKYGAAVKKGAVIALSGGTGTVYYDPKIGKNREHPHLHVEVFKAKKVQGAWVRTDLVSPAFITNEELG; from the coding sequence ATGAGCAGACCGGTCGATAAAAAATGGAAGATGATCTTTGGCTACAAAGAACTTTATCCAAAAGACCTGCAGGTCAAGCTTGGCCTTAAATATCACATGGGACAGGATTTTGCCTGTCCCAAGGGGACCCCGGTTTTGTCGATGGTCAATGGCTGGTGGCTTGGGGCCAGAGAATACCGCGGCTATGGTTACATGATCGAACAGCTTTTTAACTCAGGAACAGGAGCCAGGAAAGTCTGGTATCTTGCCCGCTACGCCCATTTAACTCTCAAGTCAGCAAAGTTCAAAAAATACGGGGCCGCGGTTAAAAAAGGGGCGGTGATCGCCTTGTCCGGCGGGACCGGCACTGTTTATTATGATCCAAAGATCGGCAAAAATAGAGAGCATCCCCACCTTCATGTTGAAGTTTTCAAGGCGAAGAAGGTCCAGGGGGCTTGGGTTAGGACCGACTTGGTCAGTCCCGCGTTTATCACGAACGAAGAATTAGGATAG
- a CDS encoding DUF4412 domain-containing protein gives MLKKSIVVLLFTCFVFAFSAWSMEFSADVVTKMKKQTMNSKMFMSGNKWRTESKIGRGEQVAIVRADKKVVWVLMPEQKMYMEQKLTPDKTMGMVEKAPGEVSRKKIGREKINGIDCDKYLIVYKGADGESKMYQWLSGDKWPVRSAALDGSWSTEMKNIKKGKQPGKLFELPGGYKKMPMPGMSGMKGMNPADMKKMMEGMKGMGM, from the coding sequence ATGTTAAAGAAGTCGATCGTTGTTTTGTTGTTTACTTGCTTTGTTTTTGCTTTTTCAGCCTGGTCTATGGAATTTTCGGCCGATGTTGTCACCAAAATGAAAAAACAGACGATGAACTCGAAGATGTTCATGTCTGGCAACAAATGGAGGACCGAGTCTAAGATAGGACGGGGGGAGCAGGTCGCGATCGTCAGGGCCGATAAAAAGGTTGTTTGGGTCCTGATGCCCGAACAAAAGATGTATATGGAACAGAAATTGACCCCGGACAAGACGATGGGGATGGTTGAAAAGGCGCCCGGAGAAGTCAGCAGAAAGAAGATCGGGCGCGAAAAGATCAATGGGATCGATTGTGATAAATATTTGATCGTTTATAAAGGGGCTGACGGCGAAAGTAAAATGTACCAATGGCTTTCAGGGGATAAATGGCCGGTCAGGTCGGCCGCGCTGGACGGCTCCTGGTCGACCGAAATGAAGAATATAAAGAAAGGGAAGCAACCCGGCAAATTATTTGAGCTTCCGGGCGGTTATAAAAAGATGCCGATGCCCGGCATGAGCGGGATGAAAGGGATGAACCCGGCCGATATGAAGAAGATGATGGAAGGGATGAAGGGAATGGGGATGTAA
- a CDS encoding phosphoribosylaminoimidazolesuccinocarboxamide synthase encodes MESVLLNVDLPGLKLFKRGKVRDVFELDEGLLLVASDRISAFDSVMPNGIPDKGKILTQISLFWFDFTKEIIKNHILIANAGQYPDQLAPYHDLLSKRSVIAKKAKLIPVECIVRGYLSGSGWKEYQKAQSICGIKLPAGLKESEKLPEPIFTPTTKAEQGHDENITQQQVVDQIGAEAAATIKEKSLAIYRACADYAETKGIIIADTKFEFGYYDNEIIIIDEMLTPDSSRFWPKEFYKTGKSLPSYDKQFVRDYLESIGWDKEPPAPKLPEEVVIRTREKYLEAFQKLTGKAEL; translated from the coding sequence ATGGAAAGCGTTCTCCTAAACGTCGACCTTCCGGGGTTAAAATTATTTAAACGGGGGAAGGTCCGCGACGTGTTTGAACTGGACGAAGGCCTCCTGCTGGTTGCTTCGGACCGGATCTCTGCTTTTGATTCGGTCATGCCGAACGGGATCCCGGATAAAGGGAAGATCCTGACCCAGATCTCCCTCTTTTGGTTTGATTTTACGAAAGAGATAATCAAAAATCATATTTTGATCGCGAATGCCGGTCAATATCCTGATCAACTTGCGCCTTATCACGACTTATTGTCCAAGCGGTCGGTGATCGCAAAGAAAGCCAAGTTAATTCCGGTTGAGTGCATTGTCCGCGGGTACCTTTCCGGCTCCGGCTGGAAGGAGTATCAGAAGGCACAGTCGATCTGCGGGATCAAGCTCCCCGCCGGGTTGAAGGAATCGGAAAAACTGCCGGAGCCGATCTTTACCCCGACGACCAAGGCGGAGCAGGGGCATGATGAAAACATCACCCAGCAGCAGGTTGTCGACCAGATCGGCGCCGAAGCGGCCGCTACGATCAAGGAAAAAAGCCTGGCAATTTACCGGGCCTGCGCCGACTACGCCGAGACCAAAGGGATCATTATTGCCGACACCAAGTTTGAGTTCGGCTATTATGACAACGAGATCATTATAATAGATGAAATGCTTACCCCCGACTCTTCGCGCTTTTGGCCAAAGGAATTCTATAAAACCGGTAAATCACTCCCTAGTTACGACAAGCAGTTTGTCCGGGACTATTTGGAGTCGATCGGGTGGGACAAAGAGCCCCCCGCGCCCAAACTTCCCGAGGAGGTGGTAATCAGGACCAGAGAGAAATACCTTGAAGCTTTCCAGAAATTAACGGGGAAAGCCGAACTATAG